The window AACCTACACCCTCTATTGAAGGATACTATGCGATCTACAGCTTGGAACGACGAAGAAAACAAAATCTTGCCCGAAATGGCGCTTGATTTTATGCCCGAAGAAAAATTGCGCGAATTGCAGTTGCAGCGTTTGCGTGCAACCGTGAAGCTCGCCTACGAGAAGGTTCCGCTGTTCCACGACCGCATGGTCGAAAAGGGCGTTACGCCCGATGACATCAAGTCTTTGAAGGACATCGTGAAGATCCCGTTTTCCATGAAGAAGGACTTGCGCGACACGTATCCGTACGGCCTCTTCGCTGTCGACATGAGCGAAGTCGTGCGCCTGCACGCTAGCTCCGGCACTACCGGTAAGCCGATTGTCGTCGGTTACACCAAGGAAGACATGGAAGTCTGGGCACAGGTCGTGAAGCGTGGCCTCCTCGCCTGCGGTTTCCGCAGCACAGACATTGTGCAGAACTTCTACGGCTACGGCCTCTTTACGGGCGGTCTTGGCATTCACGGCGGTTTCGAAGCCCTCGGCGCCACAGTCGTGCCGATTAGCGGCGGTAATACCGAACGCCAGGTGATGCTCATGAAGGACTTCGGCGTGACCGCAGTCGGTGGCACCCCGAGCTACTTTGTCCGCATTATCGACGTTGCCGAAAAGATGGGCGTCGACATTTCCAAGTTGAACGTGAAGCGCGGCATCTTCGGTGCAGAACCGTGGAGCGATGGCATGCGCGACTACATCGAAGAAAAGACGGGCATCAAGGCTTACGACATTTACGGACTTTCTGAAATTGTCGGCCCGGGCGTAGGTTGCGAATGCGAATGCCGCGACGGCATCCACATTTTCGAAGACCACTTCTACCCTGAAATCGTGGACCCGGAAACGCTCGAACCGCTTCCGGACGGCGAAGAAGGCGAACTCGTCATCAGTACGCTCAGCAAGCGCGCTATGCCGATCCTCCGCTACCGCACCCGCGACATCACTGCTATTGAAAAGACCAAGTGCAAGTGCGGCCGTACCATCCGCCGTATCCGCCGCATTGGCCGCCGCAGCGACGACATGATCATCATGCGTGGCGTGAACGTGTTCCCGAGCCAGATCGAAACGGCTCTTCTCCGCGCAGAAAAGGCTTTGCCGCATTACCAGATTGTGCTCGATACCAAGAACAACATGGATACGCTCGAAGTCAAGGTCGAAGTTTCTCGCGACATGGTGAGCGACTCCATGAGCGATATGGAACAGCTCTCCAAGAAGTTCAAGCACTCCATCGAACAGATTCTTGGCATCTCCGTGATTGTCACGCTCTGCGAACCGGATTCTCTGCCGCGTAGCGAAGGCAAGGCCAAGCGCGTCATCGACAACAGAAAGAAGATTTAAGAAGGAGAAAAAAAATGAAAATTCCACAGGTTTCAGTTTTCGTGTCGAACCGCCCGGGCCGTCTCCAGGCAGTTTGCCGCTCGCTCGCTGATGCAGGCATCAACCTTCTCTCGCTCACGCTCGCCGATTCAGGCGAATTCGGCCTTATCCGCCTGATCGTGAACGATTCTGAAAAGGCTGTCAATGTCCTTGCCAAGGCAGGCCTCAGCGCAACCGTTACCGACGTTGTCGCATGCCCTGTTGCAGACAAGGTTGGCGGTCTTGCAGACCTTCTCGACGTTCTCGGCGACTTGCAGATTGACTACATGTACGCCTACCCGTCCGAATGCTCGACGGCAACGAACGTCATGATTCTTCGCTTTAGCGATACCGAAAAGGCGCTCAAGGTCTTGGAAGAAAAGAACTTCAAGACTCTCAGCACTACAGAAATGCTCGGCTAAAATTGCGAGTTGCGCAGTCTGTGCAAGTTAAACGCGCAGACGAGATGCGCGAATGCGCGGACTAAACTACGCACGCTATTGCAAACAAAAACAGCTAAACGGCTTCCCGTTTAGCTGTTTTATTATGGATTTCAGTTGAGAGAAACTACCTGAACACGGCGGTAACAGACGTGACTTCACCCGGGTTCACCTTGCGGGTCATATCCGTGACGCCATCGCTCCAGCCCGTGAAAGTGCTGCCAGAATTTGCCTGAGCTGTAAGCGTGACCGGCACATCCCTGTAAAGCGAGACC of the Fibrobacter sp. UWB2 genome contains:
- a CDS encoding phenylacetate--CoA ligase family protein, which produces MRSTAWNDEENKILPEMALDFMPEEKLRELQLQRLRATVKLAYEKVPLFHDRMVEKGVTPDDIKSLKDIVKIPFSMKKDLRDTYPYGLFAVDMSEVVRLHASSGTTGKPIVVGYTKEDMEVWAQVVKRGLLACGFRSTDIVQNFYGYGLFTGGLGIHGGFEALGATVVPISGGNTERQVMLMKDFGVTAVGGTPSYFVRIIDVAEKMGVDISKLNVKRGIFGAEPWSDGMRDYIEEKTGIKAYDIYGLSEIVGPGVGCECECRDGIHIFEDHFYPEIVDPETLEPLPDGEEGELVISTLSKRAMPILRYRTRDITAIEKTKCKCGRTIRRIRRIGRRSDDMIIMRGVNVFPSQIETALLRAEKALPHYQIVLDTKNNMDTLEVKVEVSRDMVSDSMSDMEQLSKKFKHSIEQILGISVIVTLCEPDSLPRSEGKAKRVIDNRKKI
- a CDS encoding ACT domain-containing protein produces the protein MKIPQVSVFVSNRPGRLQAVCRSLADAGINLLSLTLADSGEFGLIRLIVNDSEKAVNVLAKAGLSATVTDVVACPVADKVGGLADLLDVLGDLQIDYMYAYPSECSTATNVMILRFSDTEKALKVLEEKNFKTLSTTEMLG